A part of Bombus affinis isolate iyBomAffi1 chromosome 12, iyBomAffi1.2, whole genome shotgun sequence genomic DNA contains:
- the LOC126922584 gene encoding acyl-coenzyme A diphosphatase NUDT19-like isoform X2, whose amino-acid sequence MKAWKDSASLILAARQTQRYIRPSSTKFQYNYNLLCLKRHRNSKFMPSTYVFPGGVIDPSDADLKWHNIYSAFGFDANSFKSLSPNAPNRPQIFKFKPNELPREISLRITAIRETFEESGILLCKQSREDMTDLGWAQHIKISESELYNWQTRVHNDAREFYTLCKDFNCYPDLWSLYEWSNWLTPTCFIGRRYDTAFYLACIATMPQTIYEITEMEDLKWDMPGNFLFSSPDAVFPPPQQYEIARIAKFESIHNLLDFAVDRGKMGVLLNLPIQVELQDGKVHVLPGDSMYPNKVNLLDKQIIDRTDITISEFRDISPIKNRMEFFNLQVKELYVQNFDSADGHLAPLQLKNVSIAVALSIEK is encoded by the exons ATGAAAGCGTGGAAAGATTCTGCTAGCTTAATATTAGCTGCACGTCAAACACAAAGATATATTCGCCCGTCTTCTACAAAG TTTCAGTATAATTACAATCTCCTATGCCTAAAACGTCATCGCAATTCGAAGTTCATGCCAAGTACATATGTATTTCCTGGAGGAGTAATAGATCCATCCGATGCTGATTTAAAATGGCACAATATTTATTCCGCGTTCGGTTTTGATGCCAATAGTTTTAAATCTTTGAGTCCAAATGCTCCAAACCGtcctcaaattttcaaatttaaaccGAATGAATTACCAAGAGAAATTTCATTACGAATTACTGCAATTCGTGAGACTTTCGAAGAATCTGGTATACTTCTTTGCAAGCAATCACGAGAAGATATGACTGATCTTGGTTGGGCGCAACACATAAAAA TTTCTGAAAGTGAATTATATAATTGGCAAACAAGAGTGCACAACGATGCCAGAGAATTTTATACATTGTGCAAAGATTTTAACTGTTATCCAGATCTATGGTCTCTTTATGAATGGAGTAATTGGTTAACACCAACTTGTTTTATTGGACGACGTTATGACACTGCTTTTTATTTGGCTTGTATTGCAACTATGCCTCAAACCATTTATGAGATTACAGAAATGGAAGATTTGAAA TGGGACATGCCcgggaattttttattttcatctcCTGATGCTGTATTTCCCCCTCCTCAACAGTACGAAATTGCAAGAATAGCAAAGTTCGAAAGCATACATAATTTACTAGATTTTGCAGTCGATCGTGGTAAAATGGGGGTGCTCTTAAATTTACCA aTACAGGTAGAATTACAAGATGGAAAAGTACACGTTTTACCAGGTGACTCGATGTATCCAAATAAAGTCAATTTACTTGACAAACAAATTATTGATAGAACCGATATCACTATCTCTGAATTTCGAGACATATCTCCCATAAAAAATAGAATGGAATTTTTCAATCTGCAAGTGAAAGAGCTTTATGTTCAAAATTTTGATAGCGCCGATGGCCATTTAGCTCCCCttcaattaaaaaatgtttctatTGCAGTGGCAC TTTCGATCGAAAAATAG
- the LOC126922584 gene encoding acyl-coenzyme A diphosphatase NUDT19-like isoform X1 — protein MKAWKDSASLILAARQTQRYIRPSSTKFQYNYNLLCLKRHRNSKFMPSTYVFPGGVIDPSDADLKWHNIYSAFGFDANSFKSLSPNAPNRPQIFKFKPNELPREISLRITAIRETFEESGILLCKQSREDMTDLGWAQHIKISESELYNWQTRVHNDAREFYTLCKDFNCYPDLWSLYEWSNWLTPTCFIGRRYDTAFYLACIATMPQTIYEITEMEDLKWDMPGNFLFSSPDAVFPPPQQYEIARIAKFESIHNLLDFAVDRGKMGVLLNLPIQVELQDGKVHVLPGDSMYPNKVNLLDKQIIDRTDITISEFRDISPIKNRMEFFNLQVKELYVQNFDSADGHLAPLQLKNVSIAVARKNSKL, from the exons ATGAAAGCGTGGAAAGATTCTGCTAGCTTAATATTAGCTGCACGTCAAACACAAAGATATATTCGCCCGTCTTCTACAAAG TTTCAGTATAATTACAATCTCCTATGCCTAAAACGTCATCGCAATTCGAAGTTCATGCCAAGTACATATGTATTTCCTGGAGGAGTAATAGATCCATCCGATGCTGATTTAAAATGGCACAATATTTATTCCGCGTTCGGTTTTGATGCCAATAGTTTTAAATCTTTGAGTCCAAATGCTCCAAACCGtcctcaaattttcaaatttaaaccGAATGAATTACCAAGAGAAATTTCATTACGAATTACTGCAATTCGTGAGACTTTCGAAGAATCTGGTATACTTCTTTGCAAGCAATCACGAGAAGATATGACTGATCTTGGTTGGGCGCAACACATAAAAA TTTCTGAAAGTGAATTATATAATTGGCAAACAAGAGTGCACAACGATGCCAGAGAATTTTATACATTGTGCAAAGATTTTAACTGTTATCCAGATCTATGGTCTCTTTATGAATGGAGTAATTGGTTAACACCAACTTGTTTTATTGGACGACGTTATGACACTGCTTTTTATTTGGCTTGTATTGCAACTATGCCTCAAACCATTTATGAGATTACAGAAATGGAAGATTTGAAA TGGGACATGCCcgggaattttttattttcatctcCTGATGCTGTATTTCCCCCTCCTCAACAGTACGAAATTGCAAGAATAGCAAAGTTCGAAAGCATACATAATTTACTAGATTTTGCAGTCGATCGTGGTAAAATGGGGGTGCTCTTAAATTTACCA aTACAGGTAGAATTACAAGATGGAAAAGTACACGTTTTACCAGGTGACTCGATGTATCCAAATAAAGTCAATTTACTTGACAAACAAATTATTGATAGAACCGATATCACTATCTCTGAATTTCGAGACATATCTCCCATAAAAAATAGAATGGAATTTTTCAATCTGCAAGTGAAAGAGCTTTATGTTCAAAATTTTGATAGCGCCGATGGCCATTTAGCTCCCCttcaattaaaaaatgtttctatTGCAGTGGCACGTAAGAATTCTAAACTATAA
- the LOC126922584 gene encoding acyl-coenzyme A diphosphatase NUDT19-like isoform X3 has protein sequence MKAWKDSASLILAARQTQRYIRPSSTKYNYNLLCLKRHRNSKFMPSTYVFPGGVIDPSDADLKWHNIYSAFGFDANSFKSLSPNAPNRPQIFKFKPNELPREISLRITAIRETFEESGILLCKQSREDMTDLGWAQHIKISESELYNWQTRVHNDAREFYTLCKDFNCYPDLWSLYEWSNWLTPTCFIGRRYDTAFYLACIATMPQTIYEITEMEDLKWDMPGNFLFSSPDAVFPPPQQYEIARIAKFESIHNLLDFAVDRGKMGVLLNLPIQVELQDGKVHVLPGDSMYPNKVNLLDKQIIDRTDITISEFRDISPIKNRMEFFNLQVKELYVQNFDSADGHLAPLQLKNVSIAVARKNSKL, from the exons ATGAAAGCGTGGAAAGATTCTGCTAGCTTAATATTAGCTGCACGTCAAACACAAAGATATATTCGCCCGTCTTCTACAAAG TATAATTACAATCTCCTATGCCTAAAACGTCATCGCAATTCGAAGTTCATGCCAAGTACATATGTATTTCCTGGAGGAGTAATAGATCCATCCGATGCTGATTTAAAATGGCACAATATTTATTCCGCGTTCGGTTTTGATGCCAATAGTTTTAAATCTTTGAGTCCAAATGCTCCAAACCGtcctcaaattttcaaatttaaaccGAATGAATTACCAAGAGAAATTTCATTACGAATTACTGCAATTCGTGAGACTTTCGAAGAATCTGGTATACTTCTTTGCAAGCAATCACGAGAAGATATGACTGATCTTGGTTGGGCGCAACACATAAAAA TTTCTGAAAGTGAATTATATAATTGGCAAACAAGAGTGCACAACGATGCCAGAGAATTTTATACATTGTGCAAAGATTTTAACTGTTATCCAGATCTATGGTCTCTTTATGAATGGAGTAATTGGTTAACACCAACTTGTTTTATTGGACGACGTTATGACACTGCTTTTTATTTGGCTTGTATTGCAACTATGCCTCAAACCATTTATGAGATTACAGAAATGGAAGATTTGAAA TGGGACATGCCcgggaattttttattttcatctcCTGATGCTGTATTTCCCCCTCCTCAACAGTACGAAATTGCAAGAATAGCAAAGTTCGAAAGCATACATAATTTACTAGATTTTGCAGTCGATCGTGGTAAAATGGGGGTGCTCTTAAATTTACCA aTACAGGTAGAATTACAAGATGGAAAAGTACACGTTTTACCAGGTGACTCGATGTATCCAAATAAAGTCAATTTACTTGACAAACAAATTATTGATAGAACCGATATCACTATCTCTGAATTTCGAGACATATCTCCCATAAAAAATAGAATGGAATTTTTCAATCTGCAAGTGAAAGAGCTTTATGTTCAAAATTTTGATAGCGCCGATGGCCATTTAGCTCCCCttcaattaaaaaatgtttctatTGCAGTGGCACGTAAGAATTCTAAACTATAA
- the LOC126922551 gene encoding DNA primase large subunit-like, which translates to MEYTKRRRYAIKVKSNDLEDIYPHDLQMYDFPPRGEVLLTEFEQLAKERLRLLLHIENNANRTDFKTLEERKQNLNTALAKDGLKYYAHLLYAKGCKTPTETDLQYRRKDHISHFILRLSHCFEPDNQTWFINQEVEFFKLRFNSLDKEGVEKLLSMHKIDCQQITPEEKDELREELGSSTTKVKNVDMTEFYKVPFQKVTDLIRSRRVYLNQGIAFIPQTDLVSLFVSCFRKNLVDGMPDARMSVGRMYGDERIASCLKSVHNVSDRTTVLWTSAATPIDKLDELSKTSYPLCMRVLHEALRTHHHLKNSGRIQYGLFIKGIGVTLEDALSFWKTEFTKKIDPGKFDKEYAYTIRHTYGKEGKQTNYTPLGCTKIISSAVSAGEYHGCPFKHMDQGSLRQKLFNYGVTAASITEIADLAKEQNYFGACTAYFEFIHDRLPDKPINHPNVYFMESRAILSKDNAAEPENKERLSQSGRHNIGSPGIGTPRSTDRNVSTPLRSAMTPSRSIDKSSTPSRRMARTNSTPTRAARPTPKRIENHLNDDDIAQLMSEDM; encoded by the exons ATGGAATATACTAAAAGAAGGCGATATGCAATTAAAGTGAAAAGTAATGATCTTGAGGATATCTATCCTCATGATCTACAAATGTATGATTTTCCTCCAAGAGGTGAAGTACTACTTACAGAATTTGAACAATTGGCTAAAGAAAGATTAAGAC ttttattacaCATTGAAAACAATGCAAATAGGACAGATTTTAAGACATTAGAAGAACGTAAACAAAATCTAAACACAGCTTTAGCTAAAGATGGACTTAAATATTATGCACATCTTTTGTATGCAAAGGGATGCAAAACACCAACAGAAACAGATTTACAATATAGAAGAAAGGATCATATATCACATTTTATATTGAGACtatcacattgttttgagccagATAACCAAACATGGTTTATTAATCAAGAAGTagagttttttaaattaagattcAACTCATTAGATAAAGAAGGAGTAGAAAAGTTACTTAGTATGCATAAAATTGATTGCCAGCAA ATTACACCAGAAGAAAAAGATGAACTTAGGGAAGAACTTGGTTCATCTACCACAAAAGTAAAAAATGTTGATATGACAGAGTTTTATAAAGTGCCCTTTCAAAAAGTCACTGATTTAATTAGATCACGCAGGGTTTATCTGAATCAAGGAATAGCATTTATACCACAAACTGACTTAGTATCTTTGTTTGTTTCTTGTTTTAGGAAAAATTTAGTTGATGGTATGCCA GATGCAAGAATGTCTGTTGGACGTATGTATGGTGATGAAAGAATAGCCTCGTGTCTCAAATCTGTACATAATGTTTCTGATAGGACAACTGTTCTTTGGACTAGTGCTGCTACACCTATAGATAAGTTGGATGag TTATCAAAAACTTCATATCCTTTGTGCATGAGAGTATTACACGAAGCACTTAGAACTCACCACCACCTAAAAAACAGTGGACGTATTCAGTATGGTTTATTTATAAAAGGTATAGGGGTAACATTGGAAGATGCTTTATCCTTCTGGAAAACCGAATTCACAAAGAAAATTGACCCAGGAAAATTTGATAAAGAATATGCCTATACTATAAGGCATACTTATGGTAAAGAGGGTAAACAAACAAATTACACTCCTCTTGGGTGTACAAAAATTATATCTTCCGCTGTAAGCGCTGGAGAATATCATGGTTGTCCATTTAAACACATGGATCAAGGATCATTGagacaaaaattatttaattatggtGTAACTGCAGCAA GTATTACTGAAATAGCAGACCTTGCCAAAGAACAAAATTACTTTGGTGCTTGTACAGCATATTTTGAATTTATACATGATCGTTTACCAGATAAACCTATTAATCATCCAAATGTATATTTCATGGAAAGTCGTGCCATATTGTCTAAGGATAATGCAGCAG AACCTGAAAACAAAGAAAGACTCTCACAAAGTGGGAGGCACAATATCGGTAGTCCTGGAATTGGTACTCCCCGAAGCACCGATAGAAATGTTAGTACTCCTTTAAGAAGTGCAATGACACCTTCGAGAAGTATAGATAAAAGTTCCACACCATCGAGAAGAATGGCAAGAACGAACTCAACCCCGACTAGAGCTGCTAGACCAACCCCAAAAAGGATCGAAAATCATCTCAATGATGATGATATCGCTCAATTAATGAGTGAAGACATgtga
- the LOC126922583 gene encoding L-threonine 3-dehydrogenase, mitochondrial: MWCKNFSKTSQWFARNTLKHYHITNNCSSREIRKTGINRSYTTERPPRILITGGLGQLGTECAKVLRKNYGSENVILSDIIKPTEENLSNGPFIFADILDFKGLQKIVVNYRIDWLIHFSALLSAVGEQNVPLAVRVNIEGMHNVIELAKQYKLRIFIPSTIGAFGPDSPRNPTPNVTIQRPRTIYGVSKVHAELLGEYYHHRFGLDFRCLRFPGVISSDPPGGGTTDYAVAVFHEGLFAKKYECYLEPYTRLPMIYIEDCLSALFQFLNAPNEQLQRRVYNVTAMSFTPEELFNELKKHVPDLKISYKPDARQYIAESWPQVFDDSEARRDWGWRHKYNLEKLVESMIRDVKKNMSNKRSLKEVNSYV; this comes from the exons ATGTGGTGCAAGAATTTCTCAAAAACTTCTCAGTGGTTCGCAAGAAATACTTTAAAACATTATCACATTACGAACAATTGTTCGTCGCGGGAAATTAGAAAAACTGGGATCAATAGATCGTATACTACCGAAAGACCACCAAGGATACTTATTACTG gtGGTCTCGGGCAACTGGGTACTGAGTGTGCGAAAGTACTTCGTAAAAATTATGGAAGCGAAAACGTGATATTATCTGACATAATCAAGCCGACAGAAGAAAATTTATCCAACGGACCGTTCATTTTTGCTGATATCCTCGATTTTAAAGGGCTTCAAAAAATTGTGGTCAATTACAGAATCGACTGGCTAATTCATTTTAGCGCTCTTCTTAGCGCTGTAGGCGAGCAGAATGTTCCCCTAGCAGTGAGAGTGAATATAGAAG GAATGCACAATGTGATTGAACTGGCAAAGCAGTATAAATTAAGAATATTCATTCCATCAACAATCGGAGCCTTCGGACCAGATTCACCACGGAATCCTACTCCAAATGTAACTATTCAGCGTCCACGAACAATTTATGGTGTTAGCAAAGTCCATGCCGAATTATTAGGTGAATATTATCATCACAGATTCGGGCTTGACTTCCGCTGTCTTCGATTTCCTGGAGTCATTAGCAGTGACCCACCAGGTGGTGGTACCACAG ACTACGCAGTTGCAGTTTTCCATGAAGGATTATTTGCTAAAAAATACGAATGCTATTTAGAACCTTATACCAGATTACCAATGATTTATATTGAGGATTGCTTATCAGCACTTTTTCAGTTTTTAAACGCTCCAAACGAACAATTACAAAGAAGAGTATACAATGTTACCGCCATGAGTTTCACACCTGAAGAATTATTTAATGAACTTAAAAAGCACGTACCTGATTTAAAGATTTCGTATAAGCCGGACGCAAGACAATATATTG CTGAAAGCTGGCCTCAAGTTTTTGATGATAGTGAGGCGCGTCGGGACTGGGGTTGGCGACATAAATACAACCTGGAAAAACTCGTAGAATCAATGATTCGCGATGTGAAAAAAAATATGTCAAACAAAAGATCATTAAAGGAGGTCAACagttatgtataa
- the LOC126922515 gene encoding protein artichoke — protein sequence MGKDQSDEIYSLCVNRCSHSELPKVLEGLKAVSHYLDRPVDELILENNNLPSLPGKVFATLRVLRLMLRNNRLERVSSGWLEGLHDSLLELFVVEPDLRSLPVDSLENLQGLEAVTLQSKAMKKLPKFSGLPKLRYLQINSPALLELAPRNFRDLTNLEQFHVFGSPRLIRLEAGLFRSLSRLELINITDCGVHWVHPRALIDLPELKEVSLVGNSIVDAGMIGRACMDLPSLSAIRLDRNRINRLSEGAFTDLSVLSRLYLSRNYITEVFAGAFQRMPALKTVDLNHNLIHRIHPEFFPRRPGNILEEMWMINNDLSHVTELRSIMEALPRLKFLDVSHNQIEEIPFGALRGHLTLERLHLDHNRVAFLQRETFTAMPALRELRLKNNSLSNLLEAPFWNLPSLKGLDLSENYFRHIEPRLLANLPSLRRLDMSGNAVGLIEPDSFMGTPALEHINISGNALSVLHPLTFHHLANLYELDVGWNRMLEIVPGLPRNIEHLHMPMNRIIVLPAVSSQDLDLPVLRSLDLSANGIERIPPGTLTDLPNLRKLNFGYNSLRILEDGAFEGLSRLEQLDLKYNRLVTLHGRSFRPLRSLMDLNLRGSRLEVLRPDIFQENIRLQRLDLSRNNLAQIPHATFSSTRDLRELYASHNTLTELPGSLHGLTALQVLDLSFNKLNILSPETLSSLSALLELKLVRNRIRELREGAFDGLPRLTLIDLENNDLRIIERNAIRALPELQAIRLGKNRLQIIPSGAFTELPLLQSAELQENRIQEIASNAFINVPHLLFLNLSNNHLPSLDYVGLESLRSLEVLDLSNNRLSRVSSNSLASMEWLVELKMDNNRICTIQGSPFDEMPRLRVLSLRSNRMASVSEAAFKRLRSNIAVLDIDGNPLSCSCGMLWLRGWLQQASSEGPRCADGSLFKEIRLSRQDCQRERQIDPIHPGCEAEMIDVAPYPVSSSIFGATEMVPLRMNLKDSSTQNPPNTQDTDYFYDYPDYQDSKSNTTNVTFTSTQFLTTIAPEAVKATQTTEMIQPSTNNTIPIKKGTSMPPSPSSSGFTFFGVPLPSLSFNLWGNSRKKFERKNSSGRPGRGRYRMFPPTEPEIHRGGFVPLPRGQGGFVPIVDPRLTYEKQIKNETSRVQNSNVTQEERKRWKSGNGTVVKVERAYPRTSKPKAGSKEREELSTVSANEQDSRWQVTDTKKISAVTNSTKTSDLSPAADESLQETNETSTSTEIYSGETLEMIKKASKNEEKPQIEVASRIVWTTPRAALETTKEISTEILQGEKDSYWDTEVNGFQKTSSPVTNVPNEPSDDSSTIVTERSSSRSTLLENRKNFSSTSQVSRETEASALSAFLIPGGQVPSMIPNLRPLGRPTITKVPSPRIGLSGEPEKQKSVAEAVQRNLENAEEKSFGIDGSSNENAEILEDNSFNWYFQHYNDTNLEPFVGVVYSGGEKTSVTRSTLLGQIYLSLILYIFI from the exons ATGGGAAAAGACCAGTCGGATGAAATTTATTCCTTATGTGTCAATAGGTGCAGCCATAGTGAACTACCAAAAGTTCTCGAGGGTCTAAAGGCAGTGAGTCATTATTTAGATCGACCGGTAGACGAATTGATCCTGGAGAACAACAATCTGCCTAGTCTACCAGGCAAAGTTTTTGCTACTCTACGTGTTCTTCGTTTAATGCTTCGAAACAATCGCCTTGAGAGAGTGTCGTCAGGGTGGCTAGAGGGTCTTCACGACTCTCTCTTAGAGCTATTTGTCGTGGAACCAGACTTGCGTTCCTTGCCAGTAGACAGCTTGGAGAATCTGCAGGGTCTCGAGGCAGTAACCTTGCAGAGTAAAGCGATGAAAAAGCTACCTAAATTCTCTGGACTGCCAAAGCTCAGATATCTCCAGATCAACTCTCCGGCTTTATTAGAATTGGCTCCAAGAAATTTTCGAGACTTGACCAATTTGGAACAGTTCCACGTTTTTGGTAGTCCACGTCTGATACGTTTAGAAGCTGGCCTGTTTCGCAGTCTATCGCGTCTCGAGTTGATAAACATCACAGACTGTGGAGTTCATTGGGTTCATCCTCGAGCATTGATAGATTTACCAGAATTGAAAGAGGTCTCGTTGGTTGGAAACTCGATCGTGGACGCTGGCATGATCGGCCGTGCCTGTATGGATCTACCTTCGCTTTCGGCGATACGACTGGACAGAAATCGCATAAATCGTCTTAGCGAAGGAGCCTTCACAGACTTATCCGTTCTCTCTCGCTTGTACTTATCAAGGAATTATATTACCGAGGTGTTCGCTGGAGCATTTCAAAGAATGCCAGCATTGAAGACCGTAGATCTCAATCACAATCTAATACATCGCATACATCCCGAGTTCTTCCCGCGCAGGCCCGGAAACATCTTGGAGGAGATGTGGATGATCAACAACGATCTAAGTCACGTGACTGAACTGAGATCGATAATGGAGGCTTTGCCTAGATTGAAGTTTCTCGATGTTAGTCACAATCAAATCGAGGAGATACCATTTGGGGCACTGAGGGGGCATCTCACACTGGAAAGACTTCACCTTGATCACAATAGAGTGGCCTTTCTGCAGAGAGAAACCTTCACCGCGATGCCCGCTCTTAGGGAACTTAGattgaaaaataattctttGTCAAACTTATTGGAAGCGCCGTTCTGGAACTTGCCATCATTGAAA GGTCTAGATCTTTCAGAAAACTACTTTCGTCATATAGAGCCTCGTTTATTAGCAAATTTGCCAAGTTTGAGACGTTTGGATATGAGCGGGAACGCTGTAGGCCTTATAGAGCCTGACTCGTTCATGGGTACACCGGCTTTAGAGCACATCAACATTTCTGGAAACGCGCTCTCGGTTCTTCATCCCCTCACGTTTCATCATTTAGCTAATCTTTACGAACTGGACGTCGGTTGGAATCGAATGCTCGAGATAGTTCCGGGTTTACCGAGAAACATAGAACACCTTCACATGCCTATGAATCGGATCATCGTTCTACCAGCTGTGTCTTCTCAAGACCTCGATCTGCCAGTTCTCAGGTCCTTGGATCTCAGCGCAAACGGGATTGAAAGAATACCACCGGGAACTTTGACCGACCTGCCGAACTTGAGAAAGTTAAATTTCGGCTACAATTCTCTTCGAATCTTAGAAGACGGTGCATTCGAAGGGTTGTCGAGATTGGAGCAATTGGACTTAAAATATAATCGATTAGTCACTCTACATGGACGAAGTTTTAGACCATTGAGATCGCTGATGGATTTAAACTTACGAGGCAGTCGTTTAGAAGTTCTAAGGCCAGATATATTCCAAGAAAATATTCGATTACAGAGATTGGATCTCAGCAGGAACAACCTTGCGCAAATACCTCATGCAACTTTTTCAAGTACCAG AGACCTTCGTGAACTATACGCGTCGCACAATACTTTGACCGAGTTACCCGGATCGTTACACGGCTTAACAGCTCTTCAGGTACTCGACTTGAGCTTCAACAAGCTGAACATCCTGTCGCCGGAAACATTGAGCAGTCTATCGGCCTTGCTCGAGCTCAAACTTGTCAGGAATCGTATCCGCGAGTTGCGTGAAGGCGCCTTCGATGGTTTGCCCCGGTTAACGTTAATCGATCTGGAAAATAATGATCTGAGAATTATCGAACGAAACGCTATCAGAGCTCTACCCGAGTTGCAGGCGATACGACTTGGGAAAAATCGATTACAG ATAATTCCAAGCGGAGCTTTCACCGAGTTGCCACTGCTGCAAAGCGCGGAACTTCAGGAAAATCGGATCCAGGAAATTGCAAGTAACGCATTCATTAACGTGCCTCACCTTCTCTTCCTTAATCTAAGCAACAATCATTTACCTTCGTTGGACTACGTTGGTTTAGAGAGCTTGCGTTCCCTGGAAGTTTTAGATTTGAGCAATAATCGATTGTCTAGGGTATCGAGCAACAGTTTAGCATCGATGGAGTGGTTGGTCGAGCTGAAA ATGGATAACAATCGTATTTGTACCATCCAAGGTTCGCCTTTCGATGAAATGCCGAGACTTCGAGTTCTCAGTTTAAGAAGCAATCGAATGGCTTCCGTTTCGGAAGCAGCGTTCAAAAGATTGCGATCAAACATTGCTGTCTTAGATATCGATG GAAATCCACTCTCGTGTTCCTGTGGAATGTTATGGTTAAGGGGATGGCTGCAGCAAGCTTCCTCCGAAGGTCCAAGATGCGCGGACGGATCTTTGTTCAAGGAAATTAGATTATCGCGTCAGGATTGTCAACGGGAAAGACAGATTGATCCGATCCATCCCGGCTGCGAGGCGGAAATGATCGACGTTGCACCATACCCTGTCTCCTCTTCTA TATTTGGAGCAACGGAGATGGTACCACTTCGTATGAATCTAAAGGACTCGTCAACACAAAATCCTCCCAATACTCAGGATACTGATTACTTCTACGACTATCCGGATTACCAAGATAGCAAAAGTAATACGACAAATGTGACTTTCACGTCGACTCAGTTTCTGACTACAATAGCACCAGAAGCTGTGAAAGCCACTCAGACAACGGAGATGATTCAACCTTCGACAAACAATACGATTCCCATAAAAAAGGGTACTTCGATGCCTCCCTCTCCCAGCAGCTCTGGTTTTACCTTTTTCGGGGTTCCTTTGCCTAGTCTTAGTTTCAATCTTTGGGGTAATTCGAGGAAGAAGTTCGAAAGAAAAAATTCGTCGGGAAGACCTGGAAGAGGTCGTTACAGGATGTTCCCACCTACAGAACCGGAAATCCACAGAGGTGGTTTCGTACCGTTACCACGTGGACAAGGTGGATTTGTACCTATCGTTGATCCCAGGCTAACTTATGAAAAACAGATTAAAAATGAAACTTCAAGGGTTCAAAACTCAAACGTTACTCAAGAAGAACGAAAACGATGGAAAAGTGGAAACGGAACGGTGGTAAAAGTCGAAAGGGCTTATCCAAGAACGAGCAAGCCTAAAGCAGGGTCCAAAGAAAGGGAAGAGTTGTCCACGGTGTCAGCTAATGAACAAGATTCTCGTTGGCAAGTAACTGACACGAAAAAAATCAG TGCTGTTACAAATTCAACGAAGACGTCTGATTTGAGCCCCGCGGCAGACGAGTCATTGCAAGAAACAAATGAAACTTCTACATCAACCGAAATTTATAGTGGAGAAACTCTAGAGATGATTAAAAAAGCAagtaaaaacgaagaaaagcCACAAATAGAAGTCGCGAGTAGAATTGTCTGGACTACTCCGAGAGCTGCCTTGGAAACGACAAAGGAAATATCAACGGAGATATTACAAGGAGAAAAAGATTCCTACTGGGATACTGAAGTAAACGGATTTCAAAAAACGTCCAGTCCTGTAACAAACGTTCCAAACGAGCCGAGTG aTGACTCGAGTACTATAGTAACAGAACGATCAAGTTCCCGTTCAACCCTTTTGGAAAATCGGaaaaatttttcttccacgTCTCAAGTTTCTCGAGAAACAGAGGCATCGGCTCTTTCAGCGTTCCTGATACCAGGAGGTCAAGTACCTTCGATGATTCCAAATCTGCGTCCACTAGGCAGGCCAACGATAACGAAAGTTCCATCACCGCGTATTGGCCTCTCTGGTGAACCAGAGAAACAAAAATCCGTGGCAGAAGCTGTACAACGAAATTTGGAGAATGCCGAGGAGAAATCGTTTGGCATAGATGGATCTTCCAATGAAAATGCTGAGATTCTTGAAGACAATTCCTTTAATTGGTACTTTCAACATTATAACGACACTAATTTAGAACCTTTCGTTGGTGTAGTATACAGTGGAGGTGAAAAGACTAGTGTGACTCGATCGACTTTATTGGGTCAAATATATCTCTCTcttattttgtacattttcatATAA